The Neobacillus sp. PS3-34 genome has a window encoding:
- a CDS encoding DUF1801 domain-containing protein: MNGTKIAYKSIDEYILQFPLEIQELLISIRKVIKESAPDAEEKISYQMPTFYLHGNLVNFAAYKNHIGFYPTSSGISAFKQEISEYKSSKGAVQFPLEKPLPYALISKIVKFRVGENKKKAEAKLKKKFDVVRDFD; the protein is encoded by the coding sequence ATGAACGGAACCAAAATTGCGTATAAATCAATTGATGAATACATTTTACAATTTCCTCTTGAGATTCAGGAGCTTCTAATTTCGATACGAAAGGTTATAAAAGAGTCAGCACCAGATGCAGAAGAAAAGATAAGTTATCAAATGCCTACTTTTTATTTACATGGAAATTTGGTGAATTTCGCAGCCTATAAAAATCATATTGGCTTTTATCCAACATCTAGTGGTATCAGTGCTTTTAAACAAGAAATATCGGAATATAAAAGTTCAAAAGGAGCCGTCCAGTTTCCTTTAGAAAAGCCACTGCCATATGCTTTAATAAGCAAGATCGTTAAATTTAGAGTTGGTGAGAATAAAAAGAAAGCAGAAGCTAAATTGAAAAAAAAGTTTGATGTTGTTCGAGACTTTGACTGA
- the crcB gene encoding fluoride efflux transporter CrcB, giving the protein MIFNIMWVAIGGFFGAISRFGASSWIKCRFPSTFPFATLTINLLGSFLLGLCIGANLENSWKLLLGTGFLGAFTTFSTFKLENIQLHAKRKWNVLVSYLVISYTFGILLAFLGIKIGGLK; this is encoded by the coding sequence ATGATTTTCAATATCATGTGGGTGGCAATCGGCGGCTTTTTCGGAGCGATTTCACGATTTGGTGCCAGCAGCTGGATAAAGTGTAGATTTCCTTCTACTTTTCCATTTGCTACTCTTACCATTAATTTGCTAGGTTCCTTTTTACTTGGTCTATGTATTGGAGCAAACCTCGAAAACTCCTGGAAACTCTTACTAGGAACCGGATTTTTAGGAGCTTTTACCACCTTTTCTACATTTAAATTAGAAAATATCCAATTACATGCTAAAAGAAAATGGAATGTACTTGTATCATATTTAGTAATCAGTTATACATTTGGAATCTTACTAGCCTTTTTAGGAATTAAAATTGGCGGATTAAAATAG
- a CDS encoding GGDEF domain-containing protein — translation MQGNKVEIPQMKGFLEIEILSSSLRELFRSLTKTEKELTIMGNIAEHDPLTELPNRIALDRYIRDSVLQSNDEKFSLTILYLDLDDFKPVNDTYGHAAGDILLQEVAKKLKNNVRGKDFVARLGGDEFVIALQHPNEDPIQEYRMIAHRIIADIRETFIIEGNPVKIGCSIGGAVGQLHGHSIMGVMRLADASLYTAKRSGKNKVSFHGSNDYKVNIL, via the coding sequence ATGCAAGGAAATAAAGTTGAGATTCCGCAGATGAAGGGGTTTTTGGAGATCGAGATTTTGTCTTCTTCCTTAAGAGAATTATTTCGAAGCTTAACAAAAACGGAAAAAGAGTTAACCATCATGGGGAATATTGCGGAGCATGATCCGTTAACAGAACTTCCAAACAGAATTGCATTGGATCGATATATCAGAGATTCTGTCCTTCAATCCAACGATGAAAAATTTTCACTTACCATTCTTTATTTGGATCTCGATGATTTCAAGCCAGTAAATGATACATATGGACATGCTGCAGGAGACATCCTGCTTCAGGAAGTTGCAAAAAAGCTAAAAAATAATGTCCGAGGTAAGGATTTTGTCGCTCGTTTGGGCGGAGATGAATTTGTTATTGCTCTACAACATCCGAATGAAGATCCCATTCAAGAGTACAGAATGATCGCTCATCGGATCATCGCAGATATTAGAGAGACATTCATTATTGAAGGAAACCCTGTAAAAATAGGATGCAGTATCGGCGGGGCCGTTGGCCAGCTTCATGGACATTCCATTATGGGTGTGATGAGGCTCGCAGACGCTTCCTTATATACCGCTAAAAGAAGTGGCAAAAATAAAGTCTCTTTTCATGGGTCAAACGACTATAAAGTAAACATTCTCTAA
- a CDS encoding cupredoxin domain-containing protein, producing MKKNLFFLFTATILMAIMLSACGSTTKTSDNSSTATQTSKSTDTSKESQGNVVNIKVMAKDFEYDKKEIHVKKGDKVKITLQSDDGGHGFTIPAYNVNIQGNKSAEFTADKTGTFEYHCSVMCGTGHAKMTGKLIVE from the coding sequence ATGAAAAAGAATTTGTTTTTCTTATTTACAGCAACAATTTTAATGGCAATCATGTTAAGTGCTTGTGGGAGCACAACGAAAACATCTGATAATTCTTCAACTGCAACACAAACATCCAAGTCCACGGATACCTCAAAGGAATCACAAGGAAATGTAGTTAATATTAAAGTAATGGCAAAGGATTTCGAATATGATAAAAAAGAAATCCATGTAAAAAAAGGTGATAAGGTAAAAATTACTCTTCAAAGTGATGATGGCGGACATGGTTTTACTATTCCAGCCTATAATGTAAACATTCAGGGGAATAAAAGTGCCGAATTTACTGCAGATAAAACAGGTACATTTGAATATCACTGTTCAGTAATGTGTGGAACTGGACATGCTAAAATGACAGGGAAATTAATCGTAGAATAA
- a CDS encoding dihydrofolate reductase family protein: MRNQRKLVLFIAISLDGYIATKNDDLNWLFKVEGEGDNGYSEFFETVDTILFGRRTYDWLMEHEAGNFPYKDKECYVFSRSAANGLNNVKFVNEDIVEFTNKLKSAEGNNIWIVGGGELLHYFLKGKLVDEMIITIAPTIIGEGIPLFKADQYQLDLTLKGTRRFNQFVELHYDVKK, encoded by the coding sequence ATGAGAAATCAACGAAAATTGGTCTTATTCATTGCGATTAGTTTAGATGGCTATATTGCTACAAAAAACGACGATCTAAATTGGCTTTTTAAGGTTGAGGGAGAGGGAGACAATGGCTATTCAGAGTTTTTTGAAACGGTGGATACGATTTTATTTGGCAGAAGAACGTACGATTGGTTAATGGAGCACGAAGCAGGGAATTTCCCCTATAAAGATAAAGAATGCTACGTTTTTTCAAGGTCTGCTGCCAATGGCCTCAACAATGTAAAATTTGTTAACGAAGATATAGTGGAATTTACGAATAAATTAAAAAGTGCAGAAGGAAATAACATATGGATTGTTGGTGGGGGAGAGCTGCTGCATTACTTTTTAAAGGGAAAATTAGTTGATGAAATGATCATTACCATTGCCCCAACGATAATTGGTGAAGGTATTCCATTATTTAAGGCAGATCAATATCAATTGGATCTAACTTTAAAAGGTACTAGGCGTTTCAATCAATTTGTGGAACTTCATTACGATGTAAAAAAGTAA
- a CDS encoding AAA family ATPase, translated as MKFILIFGPQAVGKMTVGQQLEKITDLKLFHNHMTIELVNPFFEYGTKEGNRLVSLFRQEIFEEVAKSNLYGLIFTYVWAFDHQGDWDYVDKVCSLFESKGGTVYFVELEADLDERLERNKSPHRLEQKPSKRNIEWSEDNLIKTMEKYRLNSFEGEITRENYLRINNTNLDADEVAKIIKEKFQL; from the coding sequence ATGAAATTCATTCTGATATTTGGACCACAAGCGGTTGGGAAAATGACGGTAGGGCAACAATTAGAAAAAATCACAGACTTAAAGCTTTTTCATAATCATATGACGATTGAACTCGTAAATCCTTTTTTTGAATATGGAACAAAAGAAGGGAATAGGTTAGTAAGCTTATTCCGGCAAGAAATATTTGAGGAAGTGGCTAAGAGCAATTTATATGGTTTAATTTTCACGTATGTTTGGGCATTTGACCATCAAGGTGATTGGGATTACGTGGATAAGGTCTGTTCGCTATTTGAATCGAAGGGTGGTACGGTGTACTTTGTCGAGTTGGAGGCTGATTTGGATGAAAGGCTTGAGCGTAATAAAAGCCCTCACAGACTTGAACAAAAGCCTTCAAAAAGAAACATTGAGTGGTCAGAAGATAATTTAATAAAGACAATGGAAAAATACAGACTTAACTCATTTGAAGGAGAAATCACCAGAGAAAACTACTTAAGAATTAACAATACAAATTTGGACGCTGATGAAGTAGCGAAAATCATAAAGGAAAAGTTTCAATTATAG
- a CDS encoding acyltransferase — MERNFAIDFIKFFAILAVVIIHTVPSDHKLGLFILDNISRFAVPFFFAASGYLFGLKVINNQKSTGYFKRYLIKILKIYICWLLFYIGYDVLRIFLSGGNVEHELSKYVDGLTALNLFYFGKGTSGYQLWFVISLAWSTAILYIFFRLKKITLLLILSLCLNIAAFGQSYSIFFDLPLITRDALFIGLFYTTLGFWFAYALPSIQSLKLKKQTYFYLLSFLFVLQVAEGYWLEKMLSAEHGEYFLSTIFLTVILLLFTCNNQQLGKGLWITKIGGNALGIYAVHVLLIDIVDILFNTIGVEHFSHQLLWDMMDAFLVFSLSYITYYFLQYIKSRQPFWR; from the coding sequence ATGGAGAGAAACTTTGCAATCGACTTTATTAAATTTTTTGCGATATTAGCTGTTGTTATCATCCACACAGTCCCTAGCGACCACAAGCTTGGTCTTTTTATTCTAGATAACATTTCCAGATTTGCTGTACCTTTTTTCTTTGCTGCTTCGGGTTATTTGTTCGGTCTCAAAGTGATAAATAATCAAAAATCTACAGGCTATTTTAAAAGATATTTAATAAAAATACTGAAAATTTATATTTGCTGGCTTTTGTTTTATATCGGTTATGATGTGTTACGGATTTTTTTGAGTGGCGGAAACGTAGAGCACGAATTATCCAAGTATGTGGATGGGTTGACAGCTCTAAATCTCTTTTATTTTGGGAAAGGAACAAGCGGATATCAATTGTGGTTTGTGATTTCTCTAGCATGGAGCACTGCCATTTTATACATATTCTTTAGGCTTAAAAAAATAACGCTTCTATTAATCCTTAGCCTTTGTTTAAATATAGCAGCTTTTGGGCAATCGTATTCTATTTTCTTTGATTTACCCTTAATCACCCGAGATGCCCTTTTCATTGGTTTATTTTATACAACCTTAGGATTCTGGTTTGCCTATGCTTTACCTTCTATACAGTCCCTGAAATTGAAAAAACAGACGTACTTTTATTTGTTAAGCTTCTTATTTGTTCTTCAGGTCGCTGAGGGATATTGGCTGGAAAAGATGCTATCTGCCGAGCATGGAGAATACTTTTTATCGACTATTTTTCTTACTGTAATTCTGTTGTTGTTCACTTGCAATAACCAGCAGCTTGGAAAGGGATTATGGATAACAAAAATAGGTGGCAATGCTTTGGGGATCTATGCTGTCCATGTTTTATTGATTGATATTGTAGACATTTTATTTAACACTATCGGCGTGGAGCACTTTTCCCATCAATTACTGTGGGACATGATGGATGCCTTCCTTGTTTTTTCGTTATCGTATATAACATACTACTTTCTTCAATATATAAAGTCACGCCAGCCTTTTTGGAGGTAA
- a CDS encoding GNAT family protein, translating into MKIKTERLSIRKFEIDDWKALHEYASDRNVMEYMPEGVLSEEDSKEFVLKNNGKDARNFPVIITDENTLIGHIVFHRYFGEHTYEIGWVFNPNYQNKGYASEAARAILKFGFEEMKLHRIIATCQPENTASYRVMEKIGMRREGYFKKCIPHGNEWWDEYYYAILQEEWNKKH; encoded by the coding sequence ATGAAAATAAAGACTGAGAGATTATCAATTAGAAAATTTGAAATAGATGATTGGAAAGCATTACATGAGTATGCTTCAGACCGTAATGTAATGGAGTATATGCCAGAAGGCGTATTATCTGAAGAAGATTCAAAGGAGTTTGTTCTTAAAAATAATGGTAAAGATGCTCGGAATTTTCCTGTCATCATAACTGATGAAAATACGCTCATTGGTCACATCGTTTTTCACCGATATTTTGGTGAACATACGTATGAGATCGGCTGGGTCTTTAATCCCAACTATCAAAATAAAGGATATGCCTCTGAGGCGGCCCGCGCTATCTTAAAATTTGGTTTTGAGGAAATGAAACTGCACAGGATCATTGCAACCTGCCAGCCAGAGAATACAGCTTCCTACCGGGTGATGGAGAAGATTGGAATGAGAAGAGAAGGCTATTTTAAAAAGTGCATACCCCATGGCAATGAATGGTGGGATGAGTACTATTATGCCATTTTACAGGAAGAGTGGAACAAAAAACACTGA
- a CDS encoding DUF1259 domain-containing protein → MSSCQRLADIIGGEVITSTPVCVVQRLRNINATILGRRTRSPLALPFALSFENNKNGETLNLGETVILQSEINPFLSALRRRGITVTAVHNHWLFENPRLMYMHWENVGDPFEFARNSYKAAKEVGLI, encoded by the coding sequence ATGTCAAGCTGCCAACGTCTTGCAGATATAATCGGAGGCGAAGTTATTACGTCAACTCCTGTCTGTGTAGTTCAACGTCTTAGAAATATCAATGCTACTATTCTAGGCCGCCGCACTCGTTCTCCCTTAGCACTTCCATTTGCCCTTTCCTTTGAAAACAACAAAAATGGTGAAACTCTTAACCTGGGTGAAACCGTTATCCTTCAAAGTGAAATTAATCCCTTCCTTTCCGCATTACGAAGAAGAGGAATTACGGTTACTGCTGTCCATAACCATTGGCTTTTTGAAAATCCACGCTTAATGTATATGCATTGGGAGAACGTTGGGGACCCGTTTGAGTTTGCTAGGAACAGTTATAAAGCAGCAAAAGAAGTAGGCCTTATCTAA
- the crcB gene encoding fluoride efflux transporter CrcB yields the protein MSYLLVGVAGIVGAVLRYLIGFYSNHWWVYDFPMATYITNMLGCLILGWFTTFLPRIKSLHPHVVTALGTGLIGSFTTFSTFSVETVQLISNSLWGTAILYVLLSLWGGLFFSWLGYRAGLLNDIQKGE from the coding sequence TTGAGTTATTTATTAGTGGGGGTTGCCGGGATTGTCGGCGCTGTTCTACGCTATTTAATCGGATTTTATTCTAATCATTGGTGGGTATATGATTTTCCTATGGCTACATATATCACTAACATGTTAGGCTGTTTGATCCTTGGCTGGTTTACGACCTTTTTGCCAAGAATCAAATCCCTTCATCCCCATGTAGTCACAGCATTGGGCACTGGCTTGATCGGTTCTTTTACTACTTTTTCAACCTTTAGTGTTGAGACGGTTCAGTTAATTTCTAATTCTTTATGGGGCACGGCCATCCTTTATGTTCTATTAAGCCTATGGGGCGGTCTATTTTTTTCATGGCTAGGGTATCGGGCTGGATTATTAAACGATATACAAAAGGGGGAGTAA